A window of the Gemmatirosa kalamazoonensis genome harbors these coding sequences:
- the mraY gene encoding phospho-N-acetylmuramoyl-pentapeptide-transferase has protein sequence MLYFLLQPLARSIKTFNLLNYITFRAGAAFVTALIVAFIVAPTIIRRLRAMAVHQVVREGTPDTHAGKGTTPTMGGLIILVATFVPLLLWGRYTWHRGGQYLVTAMVLTAWMGGIGFLDDYLKLKQKRLGLKNEGLVERYKLVGQLSAGLALGLYVWLFPLSTLPGASTTLPFFKYILIIPSTAALTWLYIAFVTFVLTGASNAVNITDGLDGLASGLVGIAAATFGVFAYMFGRYDTSGYLQVFYLRGAGELTVFCAAILGACIGFLWYNTFPAQVFMGDTGSLALGGALGAVSVLLKSEFLLLIIGGVFVAEMFSVILQRFVFKYRKRRHGLEYAQRHRVFLRAPLHHHFEVKGWPETQVVVRFWIIGIFCAILALSTLKLR, from the coding sequence GTGCTCTATTTCCTGCTCCAGCCGCTGGCGCGCAGCATCAAGACGTTCAACCTCCTGAACTACATCACGTTCCGGGCGGGGGCGGCGTTCGTCACGGCGCTCATCGTGGCGTTCATCGTCGCGCCGACGATCATCCGTCGACTGCGCGCGATGGCCGTGCATCAGGTCGTGCGCGAGGGCACGCCCGACACGCACGCCGGGAAGGGAACCACGCCGACGATGGGAGGGCTCATCATCCTCGTCGCGACGTTCGTCCCGCTCCTGCTCTGGGGACGCTACACGTGGCACCGCGGCGGGCAGTATCTCGTGACGGCGATGGTGCTCACGGCGTGGATGGGCGGCATCGGCTTCCTCGACGACTACCTCAAGCTGAAGCAGAAGCGCCTCGGGCTGAAGAACGAGGGGCTCGTCGAGCGCTACAAGCTCGTCGGGCAGCTCTCCGCCGGGCTCGCGTTAGGCCTGTACGTGTGGCTGTTCCCGCTGTCCACGCTCCCCGGCGCGTCGACCACGCTGCCGTTCTTCAAGTACATCCTCATCATCCCGTCGACGGCGGCGCTGACGTGGCTGTACATCGCGTTCGTGACGTTCGTCCTCACCGGCGCGAGCAACGCGGTGAACATCACCGACGGTCTCGACGGGCTGGCGTCGGGGCTCGTCGGGATCGCGGCGGCGACGTTCGGCGTGTTCGCGTACATGTTCGGCCGCTACGACACGAGCGGATACCTCCAGGTGTTCTACCTGCGCGGCGCGGGTGAGCTGACGGTGTTCTGCGCCGCGATCCTCGGCGCGTGCATCGGCTTCCTCTGGTACAACACGTTCCCGGCGCAGGTCTTCATGGGCGACACCGGCTCGCTCGCGCTCGGAGGCGCGCTCGGCGCGGTGTCGGTGCTGCTGAAGAGCGAGTTCCTGCTGCTCATCATCGGCGGCGTGTTCGTGGCCGAGATGTTCTCGGTGATCCTGCAGCGCTTCGTGTTCAAGTACCGCAAGCGGCGCCACGGCCTCGAGTACGCTCAACGACACCGCGTCTTCCTGCGGGCGCCCTTGCACCACCACTTCGAGGTGAAGGGGTGGCCGGAGACGCAGGTCGTCGTGCGGTTCTGGATCATCGGGATCTTCTGCGCGATCCTCGCGCTCAGCACGCTCAAGCTGCGCTGA